In one window of Terriglobia bacterium DNA:
- a CDS encoding MBL fold metallo-hydrolase has product MPVLQFLGATGCVTGSKYLLTFHDGERLMVDCGLFQGPHALRDRNWEPLPIDGEKLDSIILTHAHLDHSGFFPRLAKTGFDGKVYASETTVDLCGILWPDSGKIQEEDALYANKEAYTKHKPALPLYTEEEARTALRFLRGVKYRTATQISKNFSFTLYPAGHILGSCLVSLDIHEPGEAPLNLLFSGDLGRYDQPITPDPTPIEKADLMVVESTYGDRLHDGTDPKLKLAEVIKSTFKRGGTVIIPSFAVGRTQELLYILRAMEEEKVIPDIPVFVDSPMASSVTRVLLAHPEEHDLEMTTLEQHGIDPLGTHDVTFIRSAEESKALNTNEVPKVIIASSGMCTGGRVMHHLRHRVSDPANTVLFVGYQAEGTLGRYLKDGARETKIHGQCVVVRAHIESIEYVSAHADYNEELRWLSNLKLPPRAVFITHGEDAARKSLSEKISAQLKWKTVLPEYLQTFDLKEMF; this is encoded by the coding sequence ATGCCTGTCCTTCAATTTCTTGGCGCCACCGGCTGCGTTACCGGCTCCAAGTATCTCCTGACCTTTCACGATGGCGAGCGCCTGATGGTCGATTGCGGTCTGTTTCAGGGACCCCACGCCCTGCGGGATCGAAACTGGGAACCCTTGCCCATTGACGGCGAGAAACTGGATTCCATCATCCTCACCCATGCCCACCTCGACCATTCCGGGTTCTTCCCGCGTCTCGCGAAAACTGGCTTTGATGGAAAGGTCTACGCCAGTGAAACGACCGTGGATCTGTGCGGCATCCTGTGGCCCGACTCCGGAAAGATCCAGGAAGAAGATGCCCTCTATGCCAACAAGGAGGCGTATACCAAGCACAAGCCGGCGTTACCGCTTTATACCGAAGAGGAAGCGCGGACCGCCCTGCGTTTTCTGCGGGGCGTGAAATACCGAACTGCGACACAGATTTCCAAGAACTTTTCCTTCACGCTTTATCCGGCCGGACACATCCTGGGTTCGTGCTTGGTCTCGCTCGACATTCACGAACCGGGTGAGGCGCCATTGAACCTGCTGTTCTCCGGGGACCTGGGGCGCTACGACCAGCCCATCACGCCCGATCCCACCCCCATCGAGAAGGCCGACCTGATGGTGGTGGAATCGACCTACGGCGATCGATTACATGACGGGACGGATCCGAAACTCAAGCTGGCCGAGGTCATCAAATCGACCTTCAAGCGCGGCGGCACGGTGATCATCCCGTCGTTCGCCGTGGGCCGGACCCAGGAACTGCTATATATCCTGCGCGCCATGGAAGAGGAGAAGGTGATCCCCGACATCCCGGTCTTTGTCGACAGCCCGATGGCTTCGAGTGTCACCCGCGTGCTCCTGGCTCATCCCGAAGAGCATGACCTGGAGATGACGACTCTGGAACAACACGGCATCGATCCGCTGGGAACGCACGATGTCACCTTTATCCGGAGCGCGGAGGAGTCGAAGGCCCTCAACACGAACGAGGTGCCGAAAGTAATTATCGCCTCGAGCGGGATGTGCACCGGGGGGCGAGTCATGCACCATCTGCGACATCGCGTCAGCGACCCCGCGAACACCGTGTTGTTCGTGGGTTACCAGGCGGAAGGAACGCTGGGCCGGTACCTCAAGGATGGGGCCAGGGAAACCAAGATCCACGGCCAGTGCGTCGTGGTGCGCGCTCATATCGAATCGATCGAATATGTCTCGGCCCACGCAGATTACAACGAGGAATTGCGCTGGCTGTCGAACCTGAAGCTGCCCCCGCGCGCTGTGTTCATTACCCACGGCGAAGATGCCGCACGAAAATCTCTGAGCGAAAAAATTTCGGCCCAGCTCAAATGGAAGACGGTGTTGCCGGAATACTTGCAGACCTTCGACCTCAAGGAAATGTTCTAG
- a CDS encoding S41 family peptidase, with protein sequence MRKGATTSLFSGLILFSALMGGVLGPRLNATAKDPPDSTNQVVKQFSEVMNLIEQNYAEPVDPERTVYSAINGMLRTLDPHSVFFDPKRYAELREEQQGKYYGVGMTIGTLDGRTKVLSLVVGAPAFRAGLRPGDVLVSVNGVPSDKLATSEVSKLLRGAKGTLARIEVEREGSTDLLKFEVTRDEIPRPSIEFAYRLKDNVGYIRIKSFSETTDRELAAKLKEINEPTLQGLILDLRDNGGGILNEGIRVADTFLEKGQLVVYTKGRNSPERRFTAPNGSGSQRYPLVVLINQDTASAAEIVAGALQDHDRGLIIGETSFGKGLVQTVYPLDQQTGLALTVAHWYTPSGRLIQRDYSHLSLFDYYNGKDRDDIKPTEIKMTDSGRQVFGGGGIRPDVKVLDRKYSAFESALLQSAMFFNYTPHYLAMHSHPSKTMLLDDVAVNDFRQYLNEQKFPYSEADFMASLDFIKQQLKYYILTSEYGQVEATRFTLDDDVEIQKAIQLMPQARELAANAKRVVAQRMKTSEKQ encoded by the coding sequence ATGCGAAAAGGCGCCACGACAAGCTTATTCAGCGGTTTGATTCTTTTTTCTGCGTTGATGGGAGGGGTCCTCGGGCCCCGCCTGAATGCGACCGCAAAAGATCCCCCCGATTCGACCAACCAGGTGGTCAAACAGTTTTCCGAGGTGATGAACCTCATCGAACAGAACTATGCCGAACCGGTTGACCCTGAGCGCACGGTGTACAGCGCCATCAATGGGATGCTGCGGACGTTAGACCCGCACTCTGTGTTCTTTGATCCCAAGCGTTATGCGGAGCTGCGGGAAGAGCAGCAGGGAAAGTACTACGGAGTCGGTATGACCATTGGCACCCTCGATGGCAGGACAAAAGTCCTGAGCCTGGTGGTGGGCGCCCCTGCGTTCCGGGCGGGTCTGCGTCCCGGCGACGTTCTGGTCAGCGTGAATGGGGTCCCTTCGGACAAGCTGGCGACCTCGGAGGTCTCCAAGCTGCTGCGCGGCGCCAAGGGAACCCTGGCGAGGATTGAAGTGGAGCGAGAGGGTTCAACCGACCTGCTGAAGTTTGAAGTCACTCGGGATGAAATCCCGCGCCCGTCGATCGAATTCGCATACCGCCTCAAGGACAATGTCGGATACATCCGCATCAAGAGCTTCAGTGAGACGACCGACCGGGAACTCGCCGCGAAATTGAAGGAGATCAACGAGCCCACGCTCCAGGGATTGATTCTGGATCTTCGCGACAATGGTGGCGGAATTCTCAACGAAGGGATCCGCGTGGCCGATACCTTCCTTGAGAAGGGCCAGTTGGTGGTTTATACAAAGGGGCGAAATTCACCCGAGCGCCGGTTTACTGCCCCCAATGGCAGCGGGTCTCAAAGATATCCTCTGGTCGTCTTGATCAATCAGGACACCGCAAGCGCCGCCGAGATTGTGGCCGGGGCTCTGCAAGATCATGACCGGGGGCTCATCATCGGCGAGACGAGTTTTGGCAAAGGCCTGGTCCAGACGGTCTATCCGCTGGATCAACAGACTGGCCTGGCTCTGACGGTTGCTCACTGGTATACCCCCAGCGGACGACTCATCCAGCGGGATTATTCACATCTCTCCTTGTTTGACTATTACAACGGGAAGGACCGCGACGACATCAAGCCCACGGAGATCAAAATGACCGACAGCGGGCGCCAGGTGTTCGGCGGCGGCGGCATTCGTCCCGACGTGAAGGTCCTGGACAGGAAGTACAGCGCTTTTGAGAGTGCGCTCCTTCAGAGCGCGATGTTCTTTAACTATACGCCGCACTATCTGGCGATGCACTCCCATCCTTCGAAGACCATGCTCCTGGATGACGTCGCGGTCAACGATTTCCGCCAGTATCTGAACGAACAGAAGTTCCCCTACAGTGAAGCGGATTTCATGGCGAGCCTGGATTTCATCAAACAGCAGCTGAAGTACTATATCCTCACCTCCGAGTATGGACAGGTCGAGGCGACCCGGTTCACGCTGGATGATGACGTCGAAATCCAGAAGGCCATCCAGTTGATGCCGCAGGCCAGAGAACTCGCCGCCAACGCCAAGCGGGTGGTCGCCCAGCGGATGAAGACGAGCGAGAAACAGTAG
- a CDS encoding site-specific DNA-methyltransferase: MARNVIASKEIELEIDEAIPLDLSRFVPKDIGELDDPQTEIPRIAKDPNLIGLIDSAVQQVPSTHQLLLGDARGLSILKPNSIHLVVTSPPYWTLKEYRNTDGQLGFVQGYEDFLTELDRVWEHCFRALAPGGRLICVVGDVCLSRRKKSGRHTVVPLHASIQEHCRKIGYDNLAPIIWYKISNAAYEVENGSGFLGKPYEPNAIIKNDIEFILMERKPGGYRTPDVATRILSLISVEDHKRWFQQIWSGLTGASTRDHPAPFPLELAERLIRMFSFVGDTVLDPFLGTGSTTLAAAKTGRNSIGVEIDPHYFDFAKRRIRDKTRSLF; this comes from the coding sequence ATGGCCCGAAACGTCATCGCAAGCAAAGAAATCGAGCTCGAAATTGATGAGGCAATACCGCTAGATCTTTCCCGCTTCGTGCCAAAAGACATCGGAGAGCTCGATGACCCACAGACGGAGATTCCTCGCATTGCAAAAGACCCAAATTTGATTGGTTTGATCGATAGCGCCGTCCAGCAGGTTCCATCCACACATCAGCTTTTGCTCGGCGATGCCCGCGGGCTTTCTATCCTAAAACCCAACAGCATCCACCTGGTCGTTACCTCGCCGCCCTACTGGACGCTCAAAGAGTACCGCAACACAGATGGACAATTGGGGTTCGTTCAAGGCTACGAGGATTTTTTGACCGAGCTTGATCGGGTATGGGAACACTGCTTCCGCGCCTTAGCTCCCGGTGGGCGGTTGATCTGCGTGGTTGGCGACGTCTGCCTCTCAAGGCGCAAGAAAAGCGGCCGGCACACCGTGGTACCGTTACACGCCTCCATTCAGGAACACTGCCGCAAGATTGGCTATGACAACCTCGCTCCAATCATCTGGTACAAGATATCAAACGCAGCCTACGAGGTGGAGAACGGATCGGGTTTCCTTGGTAAGCCTTACGAGCCCAATGCAATCATTAAGAACGACATCGAGTTTATTCTCATGGAACGGAAACCCGGCGGCTACAGGACCCCCGACGTGGCCACTCGGATTTTAAGCCTCATCTCTGTCGAAGATCACAAGAGGTGGTTTCAGCAGATTTGGTCGGGACTCACCGGGGCTTCCACACGTGACCACCCCGCTCCCTTTCCGCTAGAGCTCGCCGAGCGCCTGATACGGATGTTCAGCTTTGTCGGAGATACAGTGCTTGACCCGTTTCTCGGGACCGGCAGTACCACGCTGGCAGCGGCCAAGACAGGTAGGAACAGCATTGGAGTAGAGATTGATCCGCATTACTTTGATTTTGCGAAGCGGCGCATTCGAGATAAGACCCGGTCACTCTTTTGA